From a single Paenibacillus sp. FSL R5-0345 genomic region:
- a CDS encoding APC family permease yields the protein MVSKVKRLLIGRPMKSNELDHEKLSKVKALAVLSSDALSSVAYGTEQILIVLVAAGFTAIWYSLPIALAVLGLLAILILSYRQTIYAYPQGGGAYIVAKSNLGVPTGLLAGGSLLVDYILTVAVSASAGTDAITSAFPSLHNHTVLIAVSVIILLTLINLRGVTESASFIAIPVYLFVVSIVVLIISGIIKYAAGGVHANVPEIGAAVSNVSLFLLLKAFSSGCSALTGVEAVSNAIPNFKAPAEKNAAKTLMVMGVILGFMFTGITLLAYWYGIVPDEKATVVSQIAESTFGRGTLYFFIQGITAVILFLAANTAYSAFPLLAFMFAKDKYMPHAFMVRGDRLGFSNGIIFLGVLSALLVAAFHGNTESLIPLYAVGVFIPFTLSQLGMMVHWFKTKPAGWKKRFVVNTIGMLTTLTITLIFIITKFSSVWMAFIFLPAVMFVFHRIHKHYLNTADQLRICPSTDKPLIKGSTVVVPVAGVTRAVLHSISYAKSLTDNVVAVYVGFDEEDIQKMEQRWEEWNPGVRLIVLRSRYRSIIRPLLKFIDTVEWKTAATDHITILIPQFITKHWWQAVLHNQTSFLIRSYLMNSKDVVVATVPYHLNK from the coding sequence ATGGTAAGCAAGGTAAAACGACTATTGATCGGGCGTCCGATGAAGTCGAACGAACTCGATCATGAAAAGTTATCCAAGGTTAAAGCACTGGCTGTCCTGTCTTCTGATGCGCTCTCGTCTGTAGCCTACGGAACGGAACAAATTCTGATTGTACTAGTGGCTGCAGGGTTTACTGCCATCTGGTATTCCCTGCCAATTGCATTAGCCGTATTGGGCCTGCTGGCCATCCTGATTTTATCCTATCGGCAGACGATCTACGCTTATCCTCAGGGAGGCGGAGCTTACATCGTTGCCAAGAGTAATCTTGGTGTTCCGACAGGGCTTTTAGCAGGAGGGTCTTTGTTAGTGGATTACATTCTGACCGTTGCTGTTAGTGCGTCGGCAGGGACGGATGCGATCACATCGGCTTTTCCAAGTCTTCATAATCACACCGTTCTTATTGCAGTATCCGTTATTATTCTTCTTACTTTAATTAATCTTCGCGGAGTTACAGAATCAGCTTCATTCATCGCAATCCCAGTGTATTTGTTCGTGGTGTCGATTGTAGTGTTGATTATCTCCGGTATTATTAAATATGCAGCAGGTGGCGTGCATGCGAATGTCCCTGAAATTGGCGCTGCTGTTTCTAATGTTAGTTTGTTTCTACTATTAAAAGCCTTCAGTTCTGGCTGTTCGGCTCTTACGGGTGTAGAGGCTGTATCTAATGCTATTCCAAACTTTAAAGCACCTGCAGAAAAGAATGCAGCCAAGACCTTAATGGTCATGGGAGTTATACTTGGATTTATGTTCACAGGCATCACACTCCTGGCGTATTGGTACGGCATAGTGCCTGACGAAAAGGCCACAGTTGTTTCTCAGATCGCTGAATCGACCTTTGGTCGCGGAACTTTATATTTTTTCATTCAAGGTATCACAGCAGTAATTTTGTTCTTGGCGGCAAATACGGCATACTCAGCGTTCCCGCTGCTTGCATTTATGTTTGCAAAAGATAAATATATGCCGCATGCTTTTATGGTTCGTGGTGACCGTCTAGGCTTCTCCAATGGTATTATTTTTCTAGGTGTTCTGTCAGCACTGCTTGTAGCTGCATTCCACGGAAATACAGAAAGCCTGATTCCTCTTTATGCGGTTGGTGTCTTCATTCCATTCACATTGTCACAGCTAGGAATGATGGTTCATTGGTTTAAAACCAAACCAGCGGGATGGAAAAAAAGATTTGTTGTAAATACCATTGGTATGCTGACTACATTGACGATTACGCTTATTTTTATCATCACTAAATTTTCAAGCGTATGGATGGCTTTCATTTTCTTACCTGCTGTAATGTTCGTGTTCCACCGGATTCACAAGCACTATTTGAACACTGCAGATCAGCTTCGTATATGCCCGAGTACAGATAAACCTTTGATTAAAGGCAGCACGGTTGTTGTCCCTGTTGCCGGTGTAACACGTGCTGTACTGCATTCCATTAGCTATGCCAAGTCTTTAACGGATAATGTTGTAGCAGTATATGTTGGATTTGATGAAGAGGACATCCAAAAGATGGAGCAACGGTGGGAGGAGTGGAACCCAGGTGTACGCCTGATTGTACTTCGTTCCAGATATCGCAGTATTATTCGTCCGTTACTGAAATTTATTGATACAGTGGAGTGGAAGACCGCAGCAACGGATCATATCACGATCCTGATCCCACAATTTATCACTAAGCATTGGTGGCAAGCTGTACTTCATAATCAGACCAGCTTTTTAATCCGTTCTTACCTAATGAATTCAAAAGATGTTGTGGTAGCGACTGTCCCTTATCATTTGAATAAATAG
- a CDS encoding FecCD family ABC transporter permease: protein MVSPSDFANRNKNDTKKALHTRPAAAMGILVIGLAAIAFGLALSVSVGAANIKLATVWEAIFHFNPDLQQHQVIRELRFPRAIAGAMVGACFAVAGAIMQGMTRNPLADSGLLGLNAGAGVALAIVFAFAPSLSFTSLMLFCFIGAAVASFIVFGIGSLSFNGLTPLRLTLAGSAVSALLVAVSQGIAILFNLSQDIAFWLAGGMGGASWTQIKIIFPWVFVALIAAMILSRSVTLLSLGREVAVGLGQRTRLVQLACMIVVVVLAGSAVSMVGPIAFIGLIIPHVTRYFVGVDYRWIIPCSAILGSLLIIFADIAARMINAPYETPLGALIAIIGVPFFIYLASKRKGEL, encoded by the coding sequence ATGGTTTCACCCTCAGATTTCGCAAATCGCAATAAAAATGATACAAAAAAAGCTCTACATACCCGACCGGCAGCTGCAATGGGTATTCTAGTGATTGGACTTGCTGCTATTGCCTTTGGACTGGCACTTTCGGTCTCGGTGGGTGCGGCAAATATCAAGCTAGCTACGGTATGGGAAGCAATATTTCATTTCAATCCAGATTTACAGCAACATCAGGTGATAAGAGAACTGCGATTTCCACGCGCGATAGCAGGTGCTATGGTCGGTGCTTGCTTCGCAGTAGCAGGGGCAATCATGCAAGGCATGACAAGAAACCCGCTGGCGGATTCAGGTCTGTTAGGCTTGAATGCGGGAGCAGGTGTAGCGCTGGCCATAGTTTTTGCTTTTGCACCTTCGCTCTCCTTCACTTCACTTATGTTGTTTTGTTTTATAGGTGCCGCTGTAGCCTCATTTATCGTATTCGGAATTGGGTCGCTATCTTTTAATGGCCTTACACCGTTACGTTTAACGCTCGCAGGCTCTGCGGTAAGTGCATTACTGGTTGCTGTTAGTCAGGGTATAGCTATTCTTTTTAACTTATCCCAGGATATTGCCTTCTGGCTGGCTGGAGGAATGGGTGGGGCGAGCTGGACTCAGATCAAGATTATTTTTCCTTGGGTGTTCGTGGCATTAATCGCAGCGATGATATTATCGCGGTCCGTCACTTTGCTCAGCTTAGGAAGAGAAGTTGCTGTTGGTCTGGGGCAGCGGACAAGATTAGTGCAGTTGGCATGTATGATTGTTGTAGTCGTTCTTGCCGGAAGTGCAGTCTCAATGGTTGGCCCGATTGCTTTTATAGGACTAATTATTCCACATGTTACACGTTATTTCGTTGGTGTAGATTATCGCTGGATTATTCCTTGCTCGGCGATTCTAGGGAGCTTATTGATTATCTTTGCGGATATCGCCGCTAGAATGATAAATGCACCTTATGAAACGCCGCTAGGCGCTTTAATAGCCATCATCGGTGTACCTTTCTTTATTTACTTGGCGAGTAAGCGTAAGGGGGAGCTGTAA
- a CDS encoding iron-hydroxamate ABC transporter substrate-binding protein — protein sequence MFWFNRKRFGSMKLTMVGLMVMVLFLSACGNNNSGNASNTGSEPTAAPTAEATEAPAAPKTLTDAMGHEVTIPANPTRVLGSYLEDALVTLGVTPVAQWSVPNGVQDYLAAELKDVPTISYDLPLEAVTSFAPDLILIPSESSVQNGIYDQLNKIAPTYVIGDELNQDWRKSLLKIGEILNKTPEAEKAIKEYEDKAAAAKEELEGAIGQESVAILWLVQKNFYIVDETRSSGAVLYTDLGVTLPNLVTEIPVGTRAIWNPISLEKLSELTADHIILVNSDKTEGSEILDSAIWKGIPAVKAGNVHEMSSTSSWLYSGANAGGKIIDDVLESLVK from the coding sequence ATGTTTTGGTTTAACAGAAAAAGATTTGGAAGCATGAAATTAACGATGGTCGGATTAATGGTGATGGTGCTATTTTTATCCGCTTGCGGTAATAATAATTCCGGTAACGCATCAAACACAGGATCAGAGCCTACAGCAGCACCTACTGCTGAAGCCACAGAAGCTCCTGCAGCGCCTAAGACGTTAACGGATGCAATGGGGCATGAAGTAACGATTCCGGCTAATCCAACGCGTGTACTGGGTTCTTATTTGGAGGATGCTCTGGTAACTCTGGGTGTGACTCCAGTAGCACAATGGTCCGTACCGAATGGTGTTCAGGATTATCTGGCCGCTGAATTGAAAGATGTGCCTACCATTAGCTACGATCTTCCGCTCGAGGCAGTAACCAGCTTTGCTCCGGATCTTATTCTCATCCCATCGGAGTCTTCTGTACAGAACGGTATCTACGACCAACTGAATAAGATTGCACCGACTTATGTGATTGGGGATGAACTAAATCAAGATTGGCGTAAATCGCTGCTCAAGATTGGTGAAATTCTGAACAAGACCCCTGAAGCAGAGAAAGCCATTAAAGAGTATGAAGACAAAGCGGCTGCTGCGAAAGAAGAGCTTGAAGGAGCTATTGGTCAAGAGTCCGTGGCGATTTTATGGTTGGTACAAAAGAACTTCTATATTGTAGATGAAACACGCAGTAGTGGTGCTGTGTTATACACAGACCTTGGTGTAACGCTGCCTAACTTAGTAACAGAAATTCCTGTTGGCACAAGAGCTATTTGGAATCCAATCTCACTAGAGAAGCTTTCTGAGCTGACGGCAGATCATATTATTCTTGTAAACAGTGATAAGACTGAGGGTTCGGAGATCCTGGACAGTGCAATTTGGAAAGGTATCCCGGCTGTAAAAGCTGGTAATGTGCATGAAATGAGCTCAACAAGCAGCTGGTTATACAGTGGTGCGAACGCTGGCGGCAAAATTATTGATGATGTGTTAGAAAGTCTTGTGAAATAA
- a CDS encoding DUF2500 domain-containing protein, producing MGPDLSWMFDFSGTVMPIFLIVMVGILAVSAGRGLLQWSRNNSSPMLTIPARIVSKRSEIRQQQTQEDNGSSRTSTTYYLTYELNGGSRIEFKVDGHEYGMSAEGDKGMLTYQGTRYHGFERQPQYSTAE from the coding sequence ATGGGCCCGGATCTTTCATGGATGTTTGATTTCTCTGGAACAGTGATGCCAATATTTCTCATTGTAATGGTTGGTATTCTTGCAGTATCAGCAGGCAGGGGTTTGCTTCAATGGAGCCGGAACAATAGCTCACCCATGCTAACCATTCCTGCCCGTATCGTTAGTAAACGAAGTGAAATAAGGCAGCAGCAGACTCAAGAAGATAATGGTTCAAGTCGTACAAGTACAACTTACTACTTAACGTACGAATTGAATGGTGGCAGTCGAATAGAATTTAAAGTAGATGGTCATGAATATGGAATGAGTGCAGAAGGCGATAAAGGCATGCTTACCTATCAAGGAACAAGATATCACGGATTTGAGCGACAGCCACAATATTCCACTGCGGAGTAG
- a CDS encoding cell wall hydrolase, whose protein sequence is MAVIKTNSEDVKVLARLMRAEAEEDGDLGMLMVGNVGVNRILGNCLDFLNIRTVNDMVYQSPGGFEAPQKSYFYQRAREADIRLAKRAIAGERTWPATNALWFFRPVGDCPPTWYNQQNTGRFKAHCFFTPTGEDCPAVFIGN, encoded by the coding sequence GTGGCCGTCATCAAAACGAACTCGGAAGATGTGAAGGTGCTAGCGCGGTTGATGAGAGCAGAAGCTGAGGAAGATGGAGATCTCGGCATGCTTATGGTCGGCAATGTTGGTGTCAATCGGATTCTTGGCAATTGCCTCGATTTTTTGAACATTCGTACTGTGAATGACATGGTCTATCAAAGTCCAGGAGGATTCGAAGCCCCGCAAAAAAGCTACTTCTATCAACGAGCGAGAGAAGCAGACATCCGTCTTGCTAAACGTGCAATTGCAGGTGAAAGAACCTGGCCAGCGACCAATGCTTTATGGTTCTTCCGTCCTGTAGGGGATTGCCCTCCAACCTGGTATAACCAACAAAACACAGGCCGCTTTAAAGCTCATTGCTTCTTTACTCCGACTGGAGAAGATTGCCCAGCTGTATTTATTGGCAATTAG
- a CDS encoding hemolysin family protein, whose product MSDPLPGILHVGLIILLVLLNGFFVSVEYAMVKVRSGRIDTLIEEGSKKALKARSIVRNLEGYLSACQLGITLASLALGWLGQPAIANLVGPLLGSIGFGVTAVNVVSLIIALMFITILHIVLGELAPKTIAVNKAESVLLLTSGPMNVFYKIMYPVIWIVNGLARGLLRIFRLAPASELGTAHTEEEIRIIMQESNKSGFIDNTEMALVDNIFEFVDTMAREIMIPRTEMICLNNHLPTEENLEIAFDGMRTRYPVCDGDKDHILGFIHIKDLIRDREQSYNKLIRPILTVPESIQISALLKVMQRAKTQIAILIDEYGGTSGMVTLEDIMEEIVGEIQDEFDEERPGVEKLGEDEHSIDGLMLIEEINDLLGLHMDTEDYDTIGGWLYSKLEVNPPQKGQSVEFDDHLFIVEETDNKRISRIKLLKLQLLTEEAGA is encoded by the coding sequence TTGAGCGACCCTTTACCCGGTATATTACACGTAGGTCTTATTATTCTGTTGGTATTGTTAAACGGATTTTTTGTTTCAGTCGAATATGCAATGGTAAAAGTACGAAGCGGTAGAATTGATACCCTTATTGAAGAAGGTAGTAAAAAAGCTTTAAAAGCGAGAAGCATCGTACGCAACTTGGAAGGTTATCTATCCGCCTGTCAACTTGGTATTACATTGGCTTCGCTTGCGCTAGGATGGCTGGGTCAACCAGCTATAGCTAACCTTGTTGGGCCATTATTAGGAAGTATAGGTTTTGGAGTAACCGCAGTTAATGTTGTATCTTTGATTATTGCTCTAATGTTTATCACTATCTTGCATATCGTACTAGGTGAACTTGCACCTAAGACTATTGCTGTTAACAAGGCTGAATCTGTCCTCTTGCTAACATCTGGACCGATGAATGTGTTTTACAAGATCATGTATCCAGTGATATGGATCGTAAATGGGCTAGCACGCGGTTTATTACGGATCTTCCGTTTAGCCCCTGCTTCAGAGCTGGGGACGGCGCATACGGAAGAAGAGATCCGTATTATCATGCAAGAAAGTAATAAAAGCGGCTTTATCGATAATACCGAAATGGCTCTAGTTGACAATATTTTTGAATTCGTGGATACGATGGCCCGTGAGATCATGATTCCTCGGACAGAAATGATCTGCCTGAATAATCATCTTCCAACGGAAGAAAATCTTGAAATTGCTTTTGATGGAATGAGGACGCGTTATCCAGTCTGTGATGGAGATAAGGATCACATTCTTGGCTTCATTCATATCAAGGACTTAATTAGGGATCGTGAACAAAGCTATAATAAGTTAATTCGTCCTATACTAACCGTACCAGAATCTATTCAGATTAGTGCTCTGCTGAAAGTCATGCAGCGTGCGAAGACACAAATCGCCATTCTGATTGATGAGTATGGTGGAACATCGGGAATGGTAACACTGGAAGATATCATGGAGGAAATTGTAGGAGAAATTCAGGATGAGTTCGATGAAGAGCGTCCTGGTGTTGAGAAGCTGGGGGAGGATGAACACTCCATCGACGGCTTGATGCTTATTGAAGAGATCAATGATCTTTTGGGTCTCCACATGGATACTGAGGATTATGATACGATAGGCGGTTGGCTGTATTCTAAACTGGAGGTTAATCCACCTCAAAAAGGGCAGTCTGTAGAATTTGATGATCATCTGTTTATTGTAGAAGAAACGGATAATAAGCGGATTTCTCGAATTAAGCTACTGAAGTTACAGCTATTGACTGAAGAAGCTGGTGCATAA
- the gerQ gene encoding spore coat protein GerQ: protein MQMPMSTGMQGMQGMQGMGSMPPQVSSGSPMTPGGVVVQNPPQQFEQSYIENIFRLNLGKVGTFYFTYENNKEWNAKVYKGVLEAAGRDHIIISDPVTGQRTVLLMIYFDYATFDEPLTYQYPGVIGNPPTTRNCR, encoded by the coding sequence ATGCAAATGCCAATGTCTACAGGAATGCAAGGAATGCAAGGGATGCAAGGCATGGGTAGCATGCCGCCACAAGTTAGCAGCGGAAGTCCGATGACACCAGGAGGGGTTGTAGTTCAAAACCCACCTCAACAGTTTGAACAATCGTATATCGAAAATATCTTCAGACTGAATTTAGGCAAAGTAGGTACATTTTATTTTACTTACGAAAATAACAAAGAGTGGAATGCCAAAGTTTACAAGGGTGTACTGGAAGCTGCGGGCCGTGACCACATTATTATTAGTGACCCAGTAACAGGTCAACGTACTGTATTACTTATGATTTATTTTGATTATGCTACATTTGATGAACCCCTTACTTATCAATACCCTGGTGTCATTGGTAATCCTCCTACAACAAGAAACTGTCGCTAA
- a CDS encoding FecCD family ABC transporter permease yields the protein MHRLTLSPNEKERRTRAFTVLSLLAILIVVVFIVSMDTGFMRLSPREVLHTLLGDGTHQQKLILFDFRLPRIVISLLVGAGFAVSGCILQSLARNALAEPATLGISAGAGFAVIIFISFFPATTAAPVFVLPLLALGGASLTAALIYILAYRKADGLSPTRLILIGIAVAAGINACQLVLALRLDPNNYQFVATWIAGKIWGGDWRFVLALLPWIAILLPFAFYKARILNVLNLGDHTSLGLGMRVEKERILLLVTAVALAGSCVAVSGGIGFVGLIAPHLARKLVGPRHQVLLPASALTGALLMITADTIGRWVLQPAEVPTGIVVAIIGAPYFLYLLAKSKV from the coding sequence ATGCACAGATTAACCCTTTCTCCTAATGAAAAAGAACGCCGCACACGCGCCTTTACAGTGTTATCGCTGCTTGCCATTTTGATCGTTGTTGTATTTATTGTCAGTATGGATACAGGATTTATGCGTCTATCCCCCCGGGAGGTATTACATACACTGCTGGGAGATGGAACTCATCAGCAAAAGCTAATTTTATTTGATTTCAGATTACCTCGCATCGTTATTTCATTGTTAGTTGGAGCGGGCTTTGCAGTGTCAGGCTGTATCTTACAAAGTCTCGCTCGGAATGCACTTGCTGAACCGGCTACGCTGGGCATTAGTGCGGGTGCAGGTTTTGCGGTAATCATTTTCATCTCGTTTTTTCCGGCTACAACAGCAGCTCCGGTATTCGTCTTGCCGCTTTTAGCGCTTGGAGGAGCTAGCTTAACCGCCGCTTTAATTTATATTCTTGCATATCGGAAAGCAGATGGTCTGTCTCCAACAAGGTTGATCCTTATCGGGATTGCGGTCGCTGCCGGAATCAATGCTTGCCAGCTTGTGTTAGCCCTTCGGCTTGATCCTAATAATTATCAATTTGTAGCGACTTGGATCGCCGGGAAAATATGGGGTGGCGATTGGAGATTTGTCCTTGCGCTGCTGCCTTGGATAGCGATTCTGTTACCGTTCGCCTTCTATAAGGCCCGTATTCTTAATGTATTGAATCTAGGAGATCATACTTCATTAGGACTTGGAATGCGCGTGGAGAAGGAACGTATTCTCCTTCTGGTAACAGCAGTTGCGCTTGCCGGCTCCTGTGTCGCTGTAAGCGGAGGGATTGGCTTTGTTGGTTTAATTGCACCACATCTAGCCCGCAAGCTTGTGGGACCCCGTCATCAGGTATTATTACCGGCTAGTGCTTTGACAGGGGCACTCCTTATGATTACTGCGGATACCATCGGAAGATGGGTTCTGCAGCCTGCAGAAGTTCCAACAGGCATCGTGGTTGCGATCATTGGTGCACCTTACTTTTTGTATTTACTCGCCAAATCAAAAGTGTAA
- a CDS encoding ABC transporter ATP-binding protein codes for MSERLNTEELSIGYAEATIVKGLNLSIPTGKITALVGANGSGKSTILKTMARIMKPKSGSVMLDGKSIHNFSTKEVARQLAILPQNPTAPDGLTVSELVSYGRFPHQKGFGTMTAEDRSIISNAITVTGMEPFHDRPIDRLSGGQRQRAWIAMALAQETDILFLDEPTTFLDMAHQLEVLQLLQKLNEEEGRTIIMVVHDLNHATRYAQHMVAIKSGTVVSEGSPTEVMTPDVLREVFGIEADIVPDPRTGVPLCLPYELAAYKAV; via the coding sequence ATGTCAGAACGTTTGAATACAGAAGAATTAAGTATTGGGTATGCAGAGGCTACAATTGTTAAAGGTTTGAACTTATCCATCCCTACTGGAAAAATCACCGCACTAGTGGGCGCTAACGGCTCTGGTAAATCTACAATTCTTAAAACTATGGCCCGGATCATGAAGCCTAAGAGCGGCAGCGTGATGCTGGACGGCAAATCGATCCATAACTTTTCTACGAAAGAGGTAGCTCGTCAGCTTGCGATCTTACCGCAAAACCCAACGGCTCCAGACGGACTAACGGTCTCTGAACTTGTCAGCTATGGTCGCTTCCCGCATCAAAAAGGATTCGGCACAATGACAGCGGAGGATCGCAGCATTATCTCTAACGCGATCACTGTTACAGGGATGGAGCCTTTCCATGACCGTCCGATTGACCGCTTGTCCGGAGGACAACGTCAGCGTGCTTGGATCGCAATGGCATTGGCACAAGAAACAGACATTCTATTCCTAGACGAACCAACAACATTTCTAGATATGGCGCACCAGCTTGAAGTTCTACAGCTTCTGCAAAAGCTGAATGAGGAAGAAGGCCGTACCATTATTATGGTAGTGCATGATCTGAATCATGCTACTCGTTATGCGCAGCATATGGTAGCTATTAAGTCCGGTACTGTGGTTAGTGAAGGCTCACCTACTGAAGTTATGACACCAGATGTACTGCGGGAAGTGTTTGGAATTGAGGCGGATATTGTGCCAGATCCACGCACCGGTGTGCCGCTGTGCCTTCCTTACGAGCTTGCAGCCTATAAAGCGGTGTAA
- a CDS encoding disulfide oxidoreductase — MTKFLSFCKRNCLYLAWFVSLVAVAGSLYLSEVLKYEPCKLCWFQRIFMYPQLFLLGIATFRGDKRIIPYVLPLSLIGGSISIYHYAEQKIPALSKVLPCTIGVPCNKDYLNFFGFITIPFLALIAFALISILLWYGRKEEEVMELDTEESLGF, encoded by the coding sequence GTGACAAAGTTCCTATCTTTTTGCAAGCGTAACTGCCTGTATCTGGCCTGGTTCGTCTCTTTAGTTGCTGTTGCCGGTAGCTTGTATTTGAGCGAAGTATTGAAATATGAACCTTGTAAGCTTTGCTGGTTCCAGCGAATTTTCATGTATCCTCAGTTATTCCTCTTGGGAATTGCAACGTTTCGAGGGGATAAACGGATAATCCCTTATGTACTTCCACTAAGCTTGATTGGTGGCAGTATCTCGATCTATCACTATGCGGAACAGAAAATTCCTGCGTTAAGTAAAGTTCTTCCTTGTACAATTGGTGTTCCTTGTAATAAGGATTACTTGAACTTTTTTGGATTCATTACGATACCATTCCTTGCGTTAATCGCTTTTGCTTTAATTAGTATTTTACTTTGGTACGGACGTAAGGAAGAAGAAGTGATGGAGTTAGATACAGAGGAAAGTTTAGGATTTTGA
- a CDS encoding DsbA family protein, which produces MSKPNKSTSVPQLSKQEKRRVEQEQQKQKTRILIIGSIALVVIIFVGLFMLASKDAAKNATTGEPVEFNYSELPRVGKEDAPVKIVEFGDLKCPACSQFATSVKPKIVQDFVNEGKAALYFVNMAFVGPDSETASLAALSVYHQNKDEFWKFYDAVYAQQGDESEEWATEDFLVSLAEKEKLAIDYEMLRKDIKDRTFADDLNKGMQLATEAGVTTTPSLYINGVKTADPFNIEAISTEINDAAKAVEAK; this is translated from the coding sequence TTGAGTAAACCTAATAAAAGTACAAGCGTTCCCCAGCTAAGCAAACAAGAGAAACGGCGGGTAGAACAGGAGCAACAAAAGCAGAAGACGAGAATTTTAATTATTGGTTCAATTGCTTTAGTAGTCATCATTTTTGTTGGATTGTTTATGTTAGCTTCGAAAGATGCCGCAAAAAATGCCACTACGGGAGAACCAGTGGAATTCAATTACAGTGAGCTACCTAGAGTCGGTAAAGAGGATGCACCTGTTAAAATTGTTGAATTTGGTGATTTAAAATGTCCAGCGTGTTCCCAATTTGCAACTTCAGTTAAACCGAAGATTGTTCAAGATTTTGTCAACGAGGGAAAAGCAGCGCTCTACTTTGTAAATATGGCTTTCGTTGGTCCAGACTCTGAGACTGCCTCACTTGCTGCATTATCTGTATATCATCAGAATAAAGATGAATTCTGGAAGTTCTACGATGCTGTATACGCACAGCAAGGTGATGAGAGCGAAGAATGGGCAACTGAAGATTTCTTAGTAAGCCTTGCGGAGAAAGAGAAGTTAGCTATCGATTACGAAATGCTGCGTAAAGATATCAAGGATCGTACGTTTGCAGATGACCTAAATAAGGGCATGCAGCTAGCTACTGAAGCAGGGGTAACTACAACGCCATCCCTTTACATCAATGGAGTAAAGACTGCGGATCCATTTAACATTGAAGCGATTTCAACTGAAATTAATGACGCCGCAAAAGCTGTGGAGGCAAAGTGA